Proteins found in one Quercus robur chromosome 2, dhQueRobu3.1, whole genome shotgun sequence genomic segment:
- the LOC126712363 gene encoding uncharacterized protein LOC126712363 produces the protein MAAVEAEKKVEVEEEQEKKEKAGELLFCGGTCWDAIGRRKGSIEGNLVSPTRLRPLLGVNIRFVATGCASCHCVALDVEGRCYTWGRNEKGQLGHGDTLQRDRPTVVSELLKYKVTKAASGRSHTVVVTADGNSLSFGWNKHGQLGSGSVRNEIESSPVRCLVSEVKNTACGADFTAWLSSVEGASILTAGLPQYGQLGHGTDNEYNTKDSSVRLAYEAQPRPKAIASLAGETIVKVACGANHTVAVDSNGFVYTWGFGGYGRLGHREQKDEWSPRRVDVFQRHNVLPPDAVVSAGSVNSACTAAGGQLYMWGKIKTTGDDWMYPKPLMDLSGWNIRCMDSGSMHHFVGADSSCISWGHAQYGELGFGPTGQKSSATPKKVDILEGMHVISVACGSGLSMVIVDRTNAGDRLDQLDVYDGKGSGEGSEEPESKTVAKQTTKKGAVKASNNSKKRKKSKDSSDSEDEESDDDDSENGEEQPNGQAEKKSQGGKGSNRGQGKGAAKPVRGRGRPPSANKSSQPPPQAKTGKRGRPRKS, from the exons ATGGCTGCGGTGGAGGCGGAGAAGAAGGTTGAGGTTGAGGAGGAGcaggagaagaaagagaaagccGGTGAGCTTTTATTCTGTGGCGGCACGTGTTGGGACGCGATCGGTCGCCGCAAAGGTAGCATCGAAGGCAACTTGGTCTCTCCGACTCGCCTTCGTCCACTCCTCGGTGTCAATATCCGATTCGTCGCCACTGGTTGCG CATCGTGTCATTGCGTGGCGTTGGATGTGGAAGGGCGTTGCTATACGTGGGGGCGCAATGAG AAAGGACAACTTGGTCACGGAGATACACTTCAACGCGATAGGCCGACCGTAGTTTCTGAACTTCTAAA GTACAAAGTCACCAAAGCTGCATCAGGAAGAAGTCATACAGTGGTGGTTACTGCAGATGGAAATTCCCTCTCTTTTGGCTGGAACAAACATGGGCAGCTGGGTTCAGGCTCTGTACGGAATG AAATTGAGTCATCTCCTGTTCGCTGTCTTGTGTCCGAAGTAAAAAATACTGCTTGTGGAGCTGACTTCACTGCGTGGTTATCTTCTGTTGAAGGAGCTTCTATACT GACTGCAGGTCTTCCACAGTATGGACAACTTGGGCATGGAACGGACAATGAG TACAACACTAAAGACAGCTCAGTGAGGCTTGCTTATGAAGCCCAACCACGCCCTAAAGCAATAGCTTCCCTTGCTGGGGAAACAATCGTTAAAGTTGCATGTGGAGCGAACCATACAG TGGCGGTTGATTCAAATGGCTTTGTTTACAC GTGGGGTTTTGGCGGTTATGGAAG GCTCGGACATAGGGAGCAGAAGGATGAGTGGTCCCCTCGTCGTGTTGATGTTTTTCAGAGGCACAATGTTCTACCTCCTGATGCAGTGGTATCAGCTGGTTCTGTTAACTCTGCTTGCACTGCAG ctGGAGGGCAGCTGTATATGTGGGGCAAAATAAAGACCACTGGTGATGACTGGATGTATCCTAAACCTCTCATGGATTTAAG TGGTTGGAACATACGTTGCATGGATTCAGGTAGTATGCACCATTTTGTTGGTGCTGATTCCTCCTGCATAAGTTGGGGTCATGCACAATATGGAGAGCTGGGATTTGGCCCTACTGGGCAGAA ATCGTCTGCAACACCAAAAAAGGTAGATATTCTTGAGGGCATGCATGTCATCAG TGTTGCATGTGGTTCTGGCCTTTCCATGGTGATTGTTGATAGAACAAATGCTGGTGATCGACTTGATCAA ctTGATGTATATGATGGCAAAGGTTCTGGTGAAG GGAGTGAGGAACCTGAGAGCAAAACTGTTGCCAAGCAAACTACTAAAAAGGGTGCTGTTAAAGCTTCTAATAACtccaagaagaggaagaagtctAAAGATTCATCCGACTCTGAAGATGAGGagagtgatgatgatgacagTGAAAATGGTGAAGAACAGCCCAATGGGCaggcagaaaagaaaagtcaaGGTGGGAAGGGTTCTAATAGAGGTCAAGGTAAGGGTGCCGCTAAACCAGTGCGTGGACGGGGGCGCCCTCCTTCGGCAAACAAAAGCTCACAGCCGCCACCTCAAGCGAAAACCGGTAAAAGAGGAAGGCCTCGTAAGTCATAA